A genome region from Geodermatophilus bullaregiensis includes the following:
- a CDS encoding sulfurtransferase → MSVLVRAADLLAAPEPPVLLDVRWALGDHRGRERYLAGHLPGAVFVDLDTELAAPPSPAEGRHPLPSVADLQAAARRWGIREGEAVVAYDATGGLAAARAWWLLRWGGLADVRLLDGGLAAWTAAGGALETGDVVPEPGDVVLTGGGMPVLSADEAAALPARGGVLLDARAGERYRGETEPVDPRAGHVPGAVSAPTAENLDPGGTFRADLAERFAALGVRPGTAVGVYCGSGVTAAHEVAALAEAGIEAALWPGSWSQWSADPARPVATGP, encoded by the coding sequence GTGAGCGTGCTGGTCCGTGCCGCGGACCTGCTGGCGGCGCCGGAGCCGCCCGTGCTGCTCGACGTCCGGTGGGCACTGGGCGATCACCGCGGCCGCGAGCGGTACCTGGCCGGTCACCTGCCCGGCGCGGTGTTCGTCGACCTCGACACCGAGCTGGCCGCGCCGCCGTCACCGGCCGAGGGGAGGCACCCGCTGCCGTCCGTGGCCGACCTGCAGGCCGCCGCGCGGCGGTGGGGCATCCGGGAAGGCGAGGCCGTGGTCGCCTACGACGCCACCGGCGGGCTCGCCGCCGCCCGGGCGTGGTGGCTGCTGCGCTGGGGCGGCCTGGCCGACGTCCGGCTGCTCGACGGCGGGCTGGCCGCGTGGACGGCGGCCGGCGGGGCGCTGGAGACCGGCGACGTCGTCCCGGAGCCCGGAGACGTGGTGCTGACCGGTGGCGGCATGCCGGTGCTCTCGGCCGACGAGGCGGCGGCGCTGCCCGCGCGCGGCGGCGTGCTCCTCGACGCCCGGGCGGGGGAGCGGTACCGCGGCGAGACCGAGCCGGTCGACCCCCGCGCGGGGCACGTGCCGGGAGCCGTGAGCGCGCCGACGGCGGAGAACCTCGATCCCGGCGGGACCTTCCGCGCCGACCTGGCCGAGCGCTTCGCCGCGCTGGGCGTGCGGCCGGGGACGGCGGTCGGCGTCTACTGCGGTTCCGGCGTCACCGCCGCGCACGAGGTGGCCGCGCTCGCGGAGGCCGGGATCGAGGCGGCGCTGTGGCCGGGGTCGTGGTCGCAGTGGTCGGCCGACCCCGCCCGTCCCGTGGCGACGGGCCCCTGA
- a CDS encoding SgcJ/EcaC family oxidoreductase, with translation MTSAHPHDAQIRALYAAFLDGWNRRSGAAVASGFADDGDMVGYDGTTVNGRLSIASDLRRVFGSHPTATYVGLVRSVRSIGEGVAVLIAHSGMIPPGEDDIDPGLHAIHTVVAVIEGGRWKISLFQATPAAWLGRRDAREALTAELRGLLATAR, from the coding sequence GTGACGTCCGCCCACCCGCACGACGCCCAGATCCGCGCGCTCTACGCCGCCTTCCTCGACGGCTGGAACCGGCGCAGCGGCGCGGCCGTGGCGTCGGGGTTCGCCGACGACGGGGACATGGTCGGCTACGACGGCACCACCGTGAACGGCCGGCTGTCGATCGCCTCGGACCTGCGCCGGGTCTTCGGCAGCCACCCCACGGCCACCTACGTCGGGCTGGTCCGCTCGGTGCGCTCGATCGGCGAGGGCGTGGCCGTGTTGATCGCCCACTCCGGGATGATCCCGCCGGGCGAGGACGACATCGACCCCGGGCTGCACGCCATCCACACCGTGGTCGCCGTCATCGAGGGCGGTCGCTGGAAGATCTCGCTGTTCCAGGCGACCCCGGCCGCGTGGCTGGGGCGCCGGGACGCCCGCGAGGCGCTGACGGCGGAGCTGCGCGGGCTGCTGGCCACCGCCCGGTGA
- a CDS encoding sirohydrochlorin chelatase, whose translation MTADPVTTPVLVACAHGTRNPTGRRLVAELALAARRLRPGLVTTAAFVDVQPPTVVDVVAGLAADRHPAVVVPLLLSGGYHVHVDIAGAVAAHASAVAARPLGPDPRLAAVLSDRLVEAGADPADPLTAVVLAAAGSSDPRSVADVEDTADLLQRSWAGPVTTGYGSAAQPPVADAVAAARRGGAERVVVASYLLAPGHFHGKLAEAGADVVTAPLLPDERIAAVLLDRYDAAVEPDQH comes from the coding sequence GTGACCGCCGACCCGGTCACCACCCCGGTGCTGGTCGCCTGCGCGCACGGCACCCGCAACCCCACCGGACGCCGGCTGGTCGCCGAGCTCGCGCTGGCCGCGCGGCGGCTGCGCCCGGGCCTGGTGACGACGGCGGCCTTCGTCGACGTGCAGCCGCCCACGGTGGTCGACGTCGTGGCCGGGCTGGCCGCCGACCGCCACCCCGCCGTCGTCGTCCCGCTGCTGCTGTCGGGCGGCTACCACGTGCACGTGGACATCGCCGGAGCCGTGGCGGCGCACGCCTCGGCCGTGGCCGCGCGCCCGCTCGGACCCGACCCGCGGCTGGCCGCGGTGCTGTCCGACCGCCTGGTCGAGGCCGGCGCCGACCCGGCCGACCCGCTGACCGCCGTCGTGCTGGCCGCGGCCGGCTCCAGCGACCCGCGGTCGGTCGCCGACGTCGAGGACACCGCCGACCTGCTGCAGCGCTCGTGGGCCGGGCCGGTGACCACCGGCTACGGCTCGGCCGCGCAGCCGCCGGTGGCCGACGCCGTCGCCGCGGCCCGCCGCGGTGGCGCCGAGCGGGTGGTGGTCGCGTCCTACCTGCTCGCGCCCGGCCACTTCCACGGCAAGCTGGCCGAGGCCGGCGCCGACGTCGTCACCGCGCCCCTGCTGCCCGACGAGCGCATCGCCGCCGTCCTGCTGGACCGCTACGACGCCGCCGTCGAGCCCGACCAGCACTAG
- a CDS encoding enoyl-CoA hydratase/isomerase family protein, giving the protein MTAADADGRVRTARDGAVLTVTLDRPDQLNAQTPATWTALAAVGASLDDDVRVVVVRGAGRSFSAGLDRSLFSTDPDTPGGLGQLGRMPAEVAQERIRTYQAGFRWLRSPGIVSVAAVQGHAIGAGAQLALACDLRVLTEDASLRLPEATLGLVPDLTGTSTLTELVGYSRAMEICLTGRAVAAAEALTMGLANAVVPAGGLDEAVRGLVAALTAPPAGASRETAALVRSAVRNDPDGQDAAERAAQARRLAELAGS; this is encoded by the coding sequence GTGACGGCGGCCGACGCCGACGGCCGGGTCCGCACCGCCCGCGACGGCGCCGTCCTCACCGTCACGCTCGACCGTCCCGACCAGCTCAACGCGCAGACGCCGGCCACCTGGACGGCGCTCGCGGCGGTCGGTGCCTCCCTCGACGACGACGTCCGCGTGGTCGTCGTGCGGGGCGCCGGCCGCTCGTTCTCCGCGGGGCTGGACCGCAGCCTCTTCAGCACCGACCCCGACACCCCGGGGGGCCTCGGCCAGCTCGGCCGGATGCCCGCCGAGGTCGCCCAGGAGCGCATCCGGACCTACCAGGCCGGGTTCCGGTGGCTGCGGTCACCGGGGATCGTGTCGGTGGCGGCGGTGCAGGGGCACGCCATCGGGGCCGGCGCGCAGTTGGCGCTGGCCTGCGACCTGCGGGTGCTCACCGAGGACGCCTCGCTGCGCCTGCCGGAGGCCACCCTCGGCCTGGTCCCCGACCTCACCGGCACGAGCACGCTGACCGAGCTGGTCGGCTACTCGCGCGCGATGGAGATCTGCCTGACCGGGCGGGCGGTGGCGGCGGCCGAGGCGCTGACGATGGGCCTGGCCAACGCCGTCGTCCCGGCCGGCGGGCTCGACGAGGCGGTCCGCGGGCTGGTGGCCGCGCTCACCGCCCCGCCGGCCGGTGCCAGCCGGGAGACCGCGGCGCTGGTGCGCTCCGCCGTCCGCAACGACCCGGACGGCCAGGACGCCGCGGAGCGGGCGGCGCAGGCGCGGCGGCTGGCCGAGCTGGCCGGCAGCTGA
- a CDS encoding ABC transporter ATP-binding protein, whose product MSGPMGPMTSMAAMRSFRRDPSVTSRELPKGTVRRILGIAGPYRRELTFFLLLVVGSSVIGVITPLLAGQIVNRIARLDGTAGGVVRIALFIAGLAVVDAAISLATRWYSARIGEGVIYDLRARVFEHVQRMPVAFFTRTQTGALVSRLNNDVIGAQQAFTSTLSGVVSNVIGLVLTAGVMFTLSWQITLLSIVLVPVFVLPARRIGKRLQEITRESYGLNASMNSSMTERFNVAGALLVKLFGRPEVEADSFRGRAARVRDIGVLSAMYGRTFFTALTLVAALATALVYGLGGWLAFTGSLSPGDVVALALLLSRLYGPLTALSNVRVDVMSAMVSFDRVFEVLDLPPMIDEAPDAVRVPADDRSIEFENVSFSYPAAADVSLASLEDVSLPEHGGPTAVLHDVSFRVEPGHMVALVGHSGAGKSTIVNLVPRLYDVTGGAVRVGGVDVRQATLASLRDAIGVVSQDAHLFHDTIRANLLYARPEATEEQLWSALTGARIAALIASLPDGLDTVVGDRGYRLSGGEKQRLAIARVLLKAPGIVILDEATAHLDSESEVAVQHALDTALAGRTSLVIAHRLSTIRSADRILVVDGGRIVESGTHAELLALGRRYADLYRTQFADGERRTVGAA is encoded by the coding sequence ATGAGCGGTCCCATGGGTCCGATGACCTCCATGGCGGCGATGCGGTCGTTCCGCCGTGACCCGTCGGTCACCTCGCGCGAGCTGCCGAAGGGGACGGTCCGCCGCATCCTCGGCATCGCGGGGCCCTACCGGCGGGAGCTGACGTTCTTCCTGCTGCTGGTGGTCGGCTCCTCGGTCATCGGCGTCATCACCCCGCTGCTGGCCGGGCAGATCGTCAACCGCATCGCCCGTCTCGACGGCACCGCCGGCGGCGTGGTCCGCATCGCGCTGTTCATCGCCGGTCTCGCCGTCGTCGACGCGGCCATCTCCCTGGCCACCCGCTGGTACTCCGCCCGCATCGGCGAGGGCGTCATCTACGACCTGCGCGCCCGGGTCTTCGAGCACGTGCAGCGGATGCCGGTCGCCTTCTTCACCCGCACCCAGACCGGTGCGCTGGTCAGCCGGCTCAACAACGACGTCATCGGCGCGCAGCAGGCGTTCACCTCGACGCTGTCCGGCGTCGTCTCCAACGTGATCGGCCTGGTGCTCACCGCCGGCGTGATGTTCACGCTGTCGTGGCAGATCACCCTGCTGTCGATCGTGCTGGTGCCGGTGTTCGTGCTGCCCGCGCGGCGGATCGGCAAGCGGCTGCAGGAGATCACCCGCGAGTCCTACGGGCTCAACGCGTCGATGAACTCCTCGATGACCGAGCGGTTCAACGTCGCCGGCGCGCTGCTGGTCAAGCTGTTCGGCCGGCCCGAGGTCGAGGCGGACTCCTTCCGCGGCCGCGCCGCGCGCGTCCGCGACATCGGCGTCCTGTCGGCCATGTACGGCCGCACCTTCTTCACCGCGCTCACCCTGGTCGCCGCGCTGGCCACCGCACTGGTCTACGGCCTGGGCGGCTGGCTGGCGTTCACCGGGTCGCTCTCGCCGGGCGACGTCGTCGCCCTCGCGCTGCTCCTGTCGCGGCTGTACGGACCCCTGACGGCGCTGTCCAACGTCCGGGTCGACGTCATGAGCGCGATGGTCAGCTTCGACCGGGTCTTCGAGGTGCTCGACCTGCCCCCGATGATCGACGAGGCGCCCGACGCGGTCCGGGTGCCGGCCGACGACCGCTCGATCGAGTTCGAGAACGTCTCCTTCAGCTACCCGGCCGCCGCCGACGTCTCGCTGGCCTCGCTGGAGGACGTGTCGCTGCCCGAGCACGGCGGCCCCACCGCGGTGCTGCACGACGTCAGCTTCCGCGTCGAGCCGGGGCACATGGTGGCGCTGGTCGGGCACTCCGGCGCCGGCAAGTCGACGATCGTCAACCTGGTGCCGCGGCTCTACGACGTCACCGGCGGCGCGGTCCGGGTCGGCGGGGTCGACGTCCGGCAGGCCACGCTGGCCTCGCTGCGCGACGCGATCGGCGTCGTCAGCCAGGACGCGCACCTGTTCCACGACACCATCCGCGCCAACCTGCTCTACGCCCGGCCCGAGGCCACCGAGGAGCAGCTGTGGTCGGCCCTGACCGGCGCGCGGATCGCCGCCCTCATCGCCTCGCTGCCCGACGGGCTGGACACCGTGGTCGGCGACCGCGGCTACCGGCTCTCCGGCGGGGAGAAGCAACGGCTGGCGATCGCCCGGGTGCTGCTCAAGGCGCCGGGGATCGTCATCCTCGACGAGGCCACCGCGCACCTCGACAGCGAGTCGGAGGTGGCCGTCCAGCACGCCCTGGACACCGCGCTGGCCGGCCGGACGTCGCTGGTGATCGCGCACCGGCTGTCCACGATCCGCAGCGCCGACCGGATCCTCGTCGTCGACGGCGGTCGCATCGTGGAGTCGGGTACTCACGCGGAGTTGCTGGCGCTCGGGCGGCGCTACGCCGACCTGTACCGGACCCAGTTCGCCGACGGCGAGCGTCGGACGGTCGGCGCGGCGTAG